A region from the Hydra vulgaris chromosome 08, alternate assembly HydraT2T_AEP genome encodes:
- the LOC136083130 gene encoding uncharacterized protein LOC136083130 has translation MDKVAFEIKLDELKEENKVLREQLQERATGDLKGKECNENRFAQLLTTMETSMKKHSEYEKRIICVLSSLEKSTQDLSNAVLQLNKPRDLSSLTHHIPKLTKSLTSNSNQYSDLLNDSVELENTCDFNVTQSFHSSFQKWKAPSTSYGSSGATSHTLNLS, from the exons ATGG ATAAAGTTGCTTTCGAAATTAAACTTGATGAACTGAAAGAAGAGAATAAAGTTTTAAGAGAACAACTGCAAGAAAGAGCGACAG GTGATCTTAAAGGAAAGGAATGCAATGAAAATA GATTTGCTCAACTTCTCACTACAATGGAGACATCAATGAAAAAGCATTCTGAATATGAAAAAA gGATTATTTGTGTGTTAAGTTCATTAGAGAAATCAACCCAGGACTTATCCAATGCAGTTTTGCAGTTAAACAAGCCCCGTGATCTATCTTCTTTAACACATCATATACCAAAATTGACAAAAAGTCTTACTTCTAACTCAAATCAATATTCAGATTTATTAAATGATTCTGTTGAATTAGAAAATACATGTGACTTCAATGTAACTCAAAGTTTTCATTCATCTTTTCAGAAGTGGAAGGCACCCAGCACTTCATATGGGTCTAGTGGAGCAACCTCCCACACTCTCAACTTAAGTTGA
- the LOC136084233 gene encoding uncharacterized protein LOC136084233: MSDQLNHSFSITNSNAFNDSLVSKSNLTETPVCISIPIWKEPNYPDGSSRKQLVPGHKIYIDHVKFSKCNKSHGTNRFVNDLLVSLVGSTDYLRSVSFSGKQSNAHSDKVAKPKICQDLVDGVVACACQILGVSSKDVRTAIKIKLNIASKVKKR; encoded by the exons ATGTCTGATCAACTTAATCATTCATTTAGCATAACAAATAGTAATGCGTTTAATGACAGTCTTGTTTCTAAATCAAATCTTACTGAAACTCCTGTTTGTATATCCATTCCAATCTGGAAAGAACCTAACTACCCAGACGGATCTAGTAGA AAACAATTAGTGCCAGGTCACAAAATATACATTGACCATGTAAAATTCAGCAAATGTAACAAATCGCATGGTACAAATAGATTTGTAAACGATCTTTTGGTGTCATTGGTGGGAAGCACAGACTATCTGAGAAGTGTCAGTTTTTCTGGCAAGCAAAGTAATGCTCACTCTGACAAAGTAGCAAAACCCAAAATTTGTCAAGACCTCGTTGATGGTGTTGTTG ctTGTGCCTGTCAGATACTGGGAGTGTCGTCAAAGGATGTGCGAacagcaatcaaaataaaattaaatattgcgtCGAAAGTTAAGAAGCGTTAA